From Roseibium alexandrii DFL-11, the proteins below share one genomic window:
- the ptsP gene encoding phosphoenolpyruvate--protein phosphotransferase: MRSNLAGPRLLLRRLREVMAEPIKAQERLDKIVVLIASNVVAEVCSVYILRADGVLELYATEGLKREAVHNASLRVGEGLVGLIAAEARPLNLPNASAHPGFAYLPETGEEAYNSFLGVPILRAGRTLGVLVVQNQSHRTYLEDEVEALQTTAMVIAEMVAAGELEAISQKATGLDMSRPIASSGVGLAEGVGLGHVVLHEPRVVVTNLISEDSDKEKQRLDGAINRLRLSIDDLLASGEIAATGEHREVLEAYRMFAYDRGWIRKIEEAIKNGLTAEAAVEKVQSDTRARMLRQTDPYLRERLHDLDDLAHRLIRELMGREHGPGIDELPQDAIIIGRNMGAAELLDYGRDRIRGLVLEEGGPTSHVTIVARALGIPAVGLVDDIVSLADGGDAIIVDGDTGEVHLRPAADLENAYAEKVRFRARRQAQYRRLRNKPSVTKDGVEVALQMNAGLLVDLPHLEEAGAAGIGLFRTELQFMVASSFPRMRDQQAQYTQILDASGGKPVTFRSLDIGGDKVLPYLRSILEENPAMGWRALRLGLDRPGLLRTQIRALLHAAAGRDLKLMFPMVVEVDEFLQARGLVEKELKHLRRHGHPVPETIRLGVMVEVPSLLFQLEELLGHVDFISVGSNDLFQFFCAVDRGNTRVADRFDPLSPPFLRALKQIVDAADKAHVPVTLCGEMAGNPLAAMALIGLGYRNLSMSPASLGPVKAMLRTLDAGRLSARLLSRMEPGHRDSDIRAFLTRFAEEMDVAL, encoded by the coding sequence ATGCGAAGCAACCTAGCAGGACCGCGCCTATTGCTTCGCCGGCTCCGGGAAGTCATGGCGGAGCCCATCAAGGCGCAGGAGCGTCTCGACAAGATCGTTGTTCTGATCGCGTCGAACGTCGTCGCCGAAGTGTGTTCCGTTTATATTCTGCGCGCTGATGGGGTTCTTGAGCTCTACGCTACCGAGGGCCTGAAGCGCGAAGCTGTCCACAATGCTTCATTGCGCGTTGGGGAAGGCCTGGTTGGTCTGATTGCGGCAGAGGCCCGTCCCCTCAATCTCCCAAATGCAAGTGCGCACCCCGGCTTTGCCTATCTGCCTGAAACGGGGGAAGAGGCTTACAATTCCTTCCTGGGTGTGCCGATCTTGCGGGCAGGGCGGACGCTCGGCGTTCTCGTTGTCCAGAATCAGTCCCACCGCACATATCTCGAAGACGAGGTAGAAGCCCTTCAGACCACGGCCATGGTGATCGCGGAGATGGTCGCGGCTGGAGAGCTTGAGGCGATTTCACAGAAGGCGACCGGGTTGGATATGTCCCGGCCGATCGCCTCGTCAGGCGTTGGTTTGGCCGAAGGTGTCGGCTTGGGGCACGTTGTTCTTCATGAGCCGAGAGTTGTTGTCACCAATCTCATCTCAGAAGATTCGGACAAGGAAAAGCAACGGCTTGACGGTGCAATAAACCGTCTGAGGTTATCGATTGACGACCTTTTGGCCAGCGGCGAAATCGCGGCAACCGGCGAGCACCGGGAAGTGCTCGAAGCCTATCGCATGTTTGCATACGACCGCGGATGGATCCGGAAGATTGAAGAAGCGATCAAAAACGGCCTGACGGCGGAAGCCGCCGTTGAAAAAGTGCAGAGCGACACGCGCGCCCGGATGTTGCGGCAGACGGACCCGTACCTTCGCGAGCGCCTACATGATCTTGATGATCTTGCGCATCGGCTGATCCGTGAATTGATGGGCCGTGAGCACGGCCCCGGGATCGACGAGCTGCCGCAGGATGCCATCATTATCGGCCGGAACATGGGCGCCGCCGAGCTTCTGGATTACGGCCGCGACCGGATCCGGGGCCTCGTTCTTGAAGAGGGTGGTCCAACCAGCCACGTGACAATTGTCGCAAGAGCGCTCGGCATTCCAGCTGTCGGTTTGGTCGATGATATTGTTAGCCTCGCTGACGGCGGTGATGCAATCATCGTTGATGGGGACACAGGTGAGGTTCATCTGCGCCCGGCCGCTGATCTTGAAAATGCGTATGCAGAGAAGGTCCGCTTCCGCGCCCGGCGTCAGGCTCAATACCGGCGGTTGCGAAACAAACCGTCGGTCACCAAAGACGGCGTTGAAGTCGCCCTTCAAATGAATGCGGGCCTTCTGGTGGATCTGCCGCATCTGGAAGAGGCCGGTGCTGCCGGGATTGGGCTGTTTCGCACAGAACTCCAGTTCATGGTTGCTTCGTCGTTTCCCAGGATGCGCGATCAGCAAGCTCAATATACGCAAATTCTGGATGCGTCCGGCGGCAAACCAGTCACGTTCCGATCGCTCGATATTGGCGGCGACAAGGTTCTTCCGTATCTCCGTTCCATCTTGGAGGAAAACCCGGCCATGGGCTGGCGCGCCCTGCGGCTTGGCCTCGACCGGCCAGGCCTACTGCGCACGCAGATCCGGGCGCTGCTGCACGCGGCAGCCGGCCGTGATCTGAAGCTGATGTTTCCAATGGTTGTGGAAGTCGATGAATTTCTCCAAGCCCGCGGTTTGGTCGAGAAAGAACTGAAACACCTGCGCCGTCACGGACACCCGGTGCCGGAAACCATCCGTCTTGGAGTGATGGTGGAAGTGCCATCCCTTCTGTTCCAGCTTGAGGAACTGCTGGGCCATGTGGACTTCATTTCCGTTGGCTCCAACGATCTGTTCCAGTTCTTTTGCGCGGTGGACCGCGGCAACACCCGCGTTGCGGATCGTTTTGATCCCTTGAGCCCTCCGTTCTTGAGGGCCTTGAAACAAATTGTGGATGCGGCAGATAAAGCACATGTACCGGTGACACTGTGCGGCGAAATGGCTGGTAATCCGCTGGCGGCCATGGCACTGATCGGGCTCGGATATCGAAACTTGTCGATGTCGCCCGCATCCCTTGGGCCTGTCAAAGCCATGCTTCGGACCTTGGATGCCGGCAGATTGAGCGCGCGGCTGCTGTCAAGAATGGAGCCTGGGCATCGTGATAGCGATATTCGGGCATTTTTGACCCGCTTTGCCGAAGAAATGGATGTTGCGCTTTAG